Proteins encoded in a region of the Dreissena polymorpha isolate Duluth1 chromosome 6, UMN_Dpol_1.0, whole genome shotgun sequence genome:
- the LOC127833745 gene encoding transmembrane protein 91-like, with translation MVNQEGGDTGKVDPPVPHDYTTQAWVACLCCFFITGLIALLAASKAHDALTQGDLVGARSAAKWARIIVRVSYGGPVINGVVIWAFWFCGIQKTCWGMT, from the exons ATG GTGAACCAAGAAGGGGGTGATACGGGAAAAGTAGACCCTCCGGTACCGCATGACTATACAACGCAGGCCTGGGTAGCCTGTCTTTGCTGCTTTTTCATCACAGGTCTTATCGCGCTGTTGGCAGCCAGTAAG GCCCATGATGCCCTGACGCAGGGGGATTTAGTCGGTGCTCGGTCGGCCGCGAAATGGGCCCGGATCATCGTTCGCGTCAGCTACGGAGGCCCCGTCATTAATGGTGTCGTCATATGGGCATTCTGGTTCTGCGGGATTCAAAAAACTTGTTGGGGAATGACTTGA